In Archangium violaceum, the following are encoded in one genomic region:
- a CDS encoding histidine phosphatase family protein yields MKPRSPVLVLVRHGETAWSRSGQHTGRTDIPLLEEGRHMATELREPLHAWSFAAVWTSPLSRASETCALAGYGDVAEMRADLMEWDYGTFEGKTKSEIRAASPNWTIWTDGVPCGESARDVGARADRVIAEARAVEGNVLLFAHGHLLRVLTARWLGLPPSEGRLFTLSTASISVLGFDSEGDQQVLQLWNDTTHLRG; encoded by the coding sequence ATGAAGCCCCGATCACCCGTGCTCGTCCTCGTCCGCCATGGAGAAACCGCGTGGAGCCGCAGTGGCCAGCACACCGGCCGCACGGACATCCCCCTGCTGGAAGAAGGCCGCCACATGGCCACCGAGCTGCGCGAGCCGCTGCACGCCTGGAGCTTCGCCGCGGTGTGGACCAGTCCCCTGAGCCGCGCGAGCGAGACGTGCGCCCTGGCCGGCTACGGCGACGTGGCCGAGATGCGCGCGGACCTGATGGAGTGGGACTACGGCACCTTCGAGGGCAAGACGAAGAGCGAGATCCGCGCCGCCAGCCCCAACTGGACCATCTGGACGGACGGCGTGCCGTGCGGTGAGTCGGCGCGCGACGTGGGCGCCCGCGCCGACCGCGTCATCGCCGAGGCCCGCGCGGTGGAGGGCAACGTGCTCCTCTTCGCCCATGGCCACCTGCTGCGGGTGCTCACCGCGCGCTGGCTGGGCCTGCCTCCCTCCGAGGGACGCCTCTTCACCCTGAGCACCGCCTCCATCAGCGTGCTCGGCTTCGACAGCGAGGGGGACCAGCAGGTCCTCCAGCTCTGGAACGACACCACCCACCTGCGCGGCTGA
- a CDS encoding serine/threonine protein kinase: MTDEKPMGPSWGEGLEDLGELGQGGMARVRRARDTRLRRELAVKVLAPELAENPEAVRRFQAEAQVTAQLEHPHVPPVHEMGLASNGDHYFSMRLVEGSTLDVILRDPDFDVEDEARLFRVLQVFLKVCDAVAFAHSRGVVHCDLKPSNIMVGSHGQVYVMDWGISLLNEMGERPVTVGPEERRSPRTGNVMGTPGYMAPEQARGHHQAVNARTDIFALGAILYRILTGRRPYSDSTGKEAYRRSLYAEVTPPEQMAPDRRLPRWLCAIAMRALSFGQEERHPRVESLQEDVESYIRGVGRYPLRAFGAGQVIVREGEKGERAYVIHRGRCVAYKLVGGRRQVLREMGPGDIFGETAIFASQVRTATVEALEETVVSEVGRDALEQELQMTFIMNRVVRSLARRFHDVDRRTSVLAAEVDAAHLAREVLLHLNFHGTAVSGEERTAPWRPLCERLVRQLGLSAEQLATAVRAVPQVSLDEASDCITLRASEVESG, encoded by the coding sequence ATGACGGACGAGAAGCCGATGGGTCCCTCGTGGGGTGAGGGGTTGGAGGATCTGGGCGAGCTGGGCCAGGGTGGCATGGCCCGGGTGAGGCGCGCGCGGGACACCCGGCTGCGGCGCGAGCTGGCCGTGAAGGTGCTCGCCCCAGAGCTGGCGGAGAACCCGGAGGCGGTGCGGCGCTTCCAGGCGGAGGCGCAGGTGACGGCGCAGCTCGAGCACCCGCATGTCCCGCCAGTGCACGAGATGGGCCTGGCGTCCAACGGCGATCATTACTTCTCCATGCGGTTGGTGGAGGGGAGCACGCTGGATGTCATCCTGCGCGACCCGGACTTCGACGTGGAGGACGAGGCGCGGCTGTTCCGCGTGCTGCAGGTGTTCCTCAAGGTGTGTGACGCGGTGGCCTTCGCGCACAGCCGGGGCGTCGTGCACTGTGACCTGAAGCCCTCCAACATCATGGTGGGCAGCCATGGCCAGGTGTACGTGATGGACTGGGGCATCTCGCTGCTCAACGAGATGGGTGAGCGCCCCGTCACCGTCGGCCCCGAGGAGCGGCGTTCTCCGCGCACGGGCAACGTGATGGGGACACCGGGGTACATGGCGCCCGAGCAGGCGCGCGGTCACCACCAGGCGGTGAATGCTCGCACGGACATCTTCGCCCTCGGGGCCATCCTCTACCGCATCCTCACGGGCCGGCGGCCCTACTCGGACTCCACGGGGAAGGAGGCCTACAGGCGCTCGCTCTACGCGGAGGTGACGCCTCCGGAGCAGATGGCTCCGGACAGGCGGCTGCCGAGGTGGTTGTGCGCCATCGCCATGCGGGCTCTGTCGTTCGGGCAGGAGGAGCGCCACCCCCGGGTGGAGTCATTGCAGGAGGACGTGGAGTCCTACATACGGGGAGTGGGGCGCTATCCGCTGAGGGCCTTCGGGGCGGGACAGGTCATCGTCCGCGAGGGGGAGAAGGGAGAGCGGGCCTACGTCATCCACCGGGGGCGGTGCGTGGCGTACAAGCTGGTGGGAGGGCGGAGGCAGGTGCTGCGCGAGATGGGGCCGGGGGACATCTTCGGGGAGACGGCCATCTTCGCCTCGCAGGTGCGCACCGCGACGGTGGAGGCGCTGGAGGAGACGGTCGTCTCGGAGGTGGGCCGCGACGCGCTGGAGCAGGAACTGCAGATGACGTTCATCATGAACCGGGTGGTGCGCTCGCTGGCCCGGCGCTTCCATGACGTGGACCGGAGGACGAGCGTGCTGGCCGCGGAGGTGGACGCAGCCCATCTGGCGCGCGAGGTGCTGCTGCACCTGAACTTCCATGGCACGGCGGTGTCGGGCGAGGAGCGCACGGCGCCGTGGAGGCCCCTGTGCGAGCGGCTCGTGCGCCAGCTGGGGCTCTCCGCCGAACAGCTGGCCACCGCCGTGCGCGCCGTGCCCCAGGTGTCGCTGGACGAGGCTTCCGACTGCATCACCCTGCGGGCCTCCGAGGTGGAGAGCGGGTGA
- a CDS encoding CHAT domain-containing tetratricopeptide repeat protein, producing the protein MWRILGWMTVVVLYCAAGKAAGEEQLEPRLSKARTAFEEATKLQKAGKYTEAITKGEQALTLREAVLGDSHLEVAASLSLLGDLYLRQGNHARAEPLLQRALAIREAILGPQHPDVASSLNNLAILCGMQSMYSRAEPLFERALAIREESLGKQHPDVASSLNSLARLYKEQGLYSRAEPLLERALAINEAALGKQHSAVAVTLNNLAMLYSGQGLYSRAEPLYERALAIWEAALGKQHPYVASSLNNLAILYREQGLYSRAGPLQERALAIFEATLGKQHPDVASSLNNLAILYAKQGLYNRAEPLYERALAIRETVLGKQHPGVADSLDSLAILYEEQGLYSRAEPLYQRALAIREAALGKQHPYVAQTLDNLAILYRKQGLYSQAEPLYERAIVIFEVALGKQHPDVASSLNNLANLYRDQGLYSRAEPLYQRALAILETALGKQHPDVASSLNNLANLYRDQGLYSQAEPLYERALAILETAIGKQHPDVASSLKGLAQLRLSRNQRVQSVALLTRAFSISELRLRQEGLDLSESRLTSFLQLLRSEEDFLYSLLRKHPGDASVRRLALSSVLLRKGRSIEETANTSRTIYFGLGEEDRNTFERLRGLRTQLATLSHQGPGSSSPADYQQRLKSLTEQGDALETQIARHSAPLRALTALPGPEQIVDRVASSLPRDGALVEFVAYTDRPVVPKPGTPESQVPGELRYLAFVLLPNATIRTVDLGPAAAIDQAASSFRDALASRDAAWLGPAQALHALAFRPLRPLLGNVRHLLLSPDGQLNLVPFAALHDGKGLLVDSFHFTYLTSGKDLLPRPQDIPPSRSVVVLADPDFGASPSTASDAPQHPSSLAPRSSSAERFFSTLRADLASRTWVPLPGTRQEAEAIQQLLPQAQLFLGSAASKQRLLSLPTPGVLHIATHGFFLEDSATPESSRAVVHSGALSGDFSTQHLPDPLLRSGLVLSGATTQEPHSPDSSLVTALELASLDLWGTELVVLSACETGRGDVKLGQGVYGLRRALISAGAETVVSSLWKVNDDTTHQLMQGYYRHLLAGKPRVSALREAMLELRQLHPHPYAWAPFIALGRDAPLRSLEPLTPRPQE; encoded by the coding sequence ATGTGGCGGATACTCGGATGGATGACAGTGGTCGTTCTGTACTGTGCTGCGGGTAAGGCAGCGGGAGAGGAGCAGCTGGAGCCACGGCTGTCCAAGGCACGGACAGCATTCGAGGAGGCGACAAAGCTTCAGAAGGCTGGCAAGTACACTGAGGCAATCACCAAGGGGGAGCAGGCGCTCACGCTTAGAGAAGCCGTACTCGGGGACTCGCACCTGGAGGTGGCTGCGAGCCTGAGCCTGCTGGGCGACTTGTATCTGAGGCAGGGGAACCATGCCCGTGCAGAGCCGCTCCTTCAGCGTGCACTCGCCATTCGAGAAGCGATCCTCGGCCCGCAGCACCCCGACGTCGCCTCCTCGCTCAACAACCTCGCCATACTCTGCGGGATGCAGAGTATGTACAGCCGCGCCGAGCCTCTATTTGAGCGCGCGCTCGCCATTCGAGAAGAGTCTCTCGGCAAGCAGCACCCTGACGTCGCCTCCTCGCTCAACAGCCTCGCCCGCCTCTACAAGGAGCAGGGGTTGTACAGCCGGGCCGAGCCTTTGCTGGAGCGCGCGCTCGCCATCAATGAAGCGGCCCTCGGCAAGCAGCACTCTGCCGTCGCCGTAACACTCAACAATCTCGCCATGCTCTACAGTGGCCAGGGGTTGTACAGCCGAGCCGAGCCGCTGTATGAGCGCGCGCTTGCCATTTGGGAAGCGGCCCTCGGCAAGCAGCACCCTTACGTCGCCTCCTCGCTCAACAATCTCGCCATCCTCTACAGGGAGCAGGGGTTGTACAGCCGGGCCGGGCCTTTACAGGAGCGCGCGCTTGCCATTTTCGAGGCGACTCTCGGCAAGCAGCACCCTGACGTCGCCTCCTCACTCAACAACCTCGCCATCCTCTACGCAAAGCAGGGTTTGTACAACCGGGCCGAGCCTCTGTATGAGCGCGCGCTCGCTATTCGAGAGACAGTCCTTGGCAAGCAGCACCCTGGCGTCGCCGACTCGCTCGACAGCCTTGCCATCCTCTACGAGGAGCAGGGTTTGTACAGCCGGGCTGAACCTCTGTATCAGCGCGCGCTCGCCATCCGAGAAGCGGCCCTCGGCAAGCAGCACCCTTACGTTGCCCAAACGCTCGACAACCTCGCCATCCTCTACAGAAAGCAGGGTTTGTACAGCCAAGCCGAGCCACTGTATGAGCGCGCGATTGTCATCTTTGAGGTGGCCCTCGGCAAGCAGCATCCTGACGTCGCCTCCTCGCTCAACAACCTCGCCAACCTCTACAGGGATCAGGGTTTGTACAGCCGGGCTGAACCTCTGTATCAGCGCGCGCTCGCCATTCTGGAGACAGCCCTCGGCAAGCAGCACCCTGACGTCGCCTCCTCGCTCAACAACCTCGCCAACCTCTACAGGGATCAGGGTTTGTACAGCCAGGCCGAGCCACTGTATGAGCGCGCGCTCGCCATTCTGGAGACAGCCATCGGCAAGCAGCACCCTGACGTCGCCTCCTCGCTCAAAGGCCTCGCCCAACTCCGCCTCTCCCGGAATCAACGTGTCCAGTCCGTCGCTCTCCTCACGCGCGCCTTCAGCATCTCCGAGTTGCGCCTGCGCCAGGAGGGACTCGACCTTTCCGAGTCGCGTCTGACGAGTTTCCTGCAACTTCTCCGCTCCGAGGAGGACTTCCTCTACTCCCTGCTGCGCAAGCACCCTGGTGATGCCAGCGTGCGGCGCTTGGCCCTTTCCTCCGTCCTGCTGCGCAAGGGCCGCTCCATCGAGGAAACCGCCAACACATCCCGCACCATCTACTTCGGCCTCGGCGAGGAGGACCGCAACACCTTCGAGCGGCTGCGGGGACTGCGCACCCAACTCGCCACCCTGTCGCACCAGGGCCCCGGTTCCTCCTCCCCCGCTGACTACCAGCAGCGCCTTAAATCTCTGACCGAACAAGGGGACGCCCTTGAAACCCAAATCGCCAGACACTCCGCCCCCCTCCGTGCCCTCACCGCTCTCCCCGGCCCCGAGCAAATCGTCGACCGCGTCGCCTCCTCACTCCCCAGAGACGGCGCCCTCGTCGAGTTCGTCGCCTACACGGACCGCCCGGTGGTGCCCAAGCCCGGCACGCCCGAGTCCCAAGTGCCTGGTGAGCTTCGCTACCTGGCATTCGTGCTCCTTCCCAACGCCACCATCCGCACCGTCGACCTCGGACCCGCGGCTGCCATTGACCAGGCCGCTTCCTCCTTTCGAGACGCACTGGCCAGCAGAGATGCGGCCTGGCTGGGCCCCGCCCAGGCCCTGCACGCCCTGGCCTTCCGCCCCCTGCGGCCCCTGCTCGGCAACGTCCGCCACCTCCTCCTCTCACCGGATGGCCAGCTCAACCTCGTCCCCTTCGCCGCCCTCCACGACGGCAAGGGCCTCCTGGTGGACTCCTTCCACTTCACCTACCTCACCTCCGGCAAGGATCTGCTACCCCGTCCCCAGGACATTCCTCCCTCTCGCTCCGTCGTCGTCCTCGCGGACCCGGACTTTGGCGCCTCTCCCTCCACGGCCTCCGACGCACCGCAACACCCCTCCTCGCTGGCCCCGCGCTCCTCGTCCGCCGAGCGTTTCTTCTCCACCCTCCGAGCCGACCTCGCCTCTCGCACCTGGGTGCCCCTGCCTGGCACCCGTCAGGAAGCCGAGGCCATCCAACAGCTGCTCCCCCAAGCCCAGCTCTTCCTCGGCTCCGCGGCTTCCAAACAACGACTGCTTTCACTCCCAACCCCAGGCGTCCTGCATATCGCCACCCATGGCTTCTTCCTCGAGGACTCCGCCACGCCCGAGTCCTCTCGCGCCGTCGTCCACTCCGGCGCCCTCTCGGGGGACTTCTCCACCCAACACCTGCCAGACCCTCTGTTGCGCTCCGGTCTCGTCCTCTCCGGCGCGACCACCCAGGAGCCCCACTCCCCTGACAGCTCCCTCGTCACCGCGTTGGAGCTCGCGAGTCTGGACCTCTGGGGCACCGAGCTGGTCGTCCTCTCCGCCTGCGAAACCGGTCGTGGTGACGTCAAGCTCGGCCAGGGCGTCTATGGCCTGCGCCGCGCCCTCATCTCCGCGGGCGCGGAGACGGTGGTGAGCAGCCTATGGAAGGTGAATGACGACACCACCCATCAGCTCATGCAGGGCTACTACCGGCACCTGCTGGCGGGCAAGCCACGCGTCTCGGCACTGCGCGAAGCCATGTTGGAGTTGCGCCAGCTCCATCCTCACCCCTATGCCTGGGCTCCCTTCATCGCCCTGGGGCGGGATGCTCCGCTTCGCTCACTCGAGCCGCTCACTCCGCGCCCCCAGGAATGA
- a CDS encoding ADYC domain-containing protein, which produces MKSVMRKSVLGGLFLVLAGPAFAGEPSAPTQKKPGPGLAVAPVSEAERYARRCQDRTSNRAVWPQGTMLWGTRRVWGDRHEPDERRSVLVSVDLAPLKPVSPKVPSLRLEGGRLVASPEASRSLVGTVLQGTSSDGKPVEVAVCGAEPSPADSELVWYRIEAWNSRAQRWENPCVGTSQIPDPRALAVSGVWDASGAHQGVEGKFTLACENGVITKCINWGYKPWASHDGHSLAELHQACTRMARADYCGNGQSHTRQDTPIDMFDTLGVLAPTMERSAVWDPERASFEATWAADGASCMARTRDRRALETVLRECPGRFQTGQAVELGNGDRCTVQRAGVSPGAALLRNRAY; this is translated from the coding sequence ATGAAGAGCGTGATGAGGAAGTCCGTACTTGGCGGCTTGTTCCTTGTCCTCGCCGGGCCCGCGTTTGCCGGCGAGCCGAGTGCCCCCACGCAGAAGAAGCCGGGCCCGGGGCTGGCCGTGGCCCCGGTGTCCGAAGCCGAGCGGTACGCACGGCGCTGCCAAGACCGTACATCCAACCGGGCCGTGTGGCCCCAAGGCACCATGCTGTGGGGTACCCGGCGTGTTTGGGGCGACCGGCATGAGCCCGACGAGCGGCGCAGCGTGCTCGTCTCGGTGGACCTGGCCCCGTTGAAGCCGGTGTCTCCCAAGGTGCCCTCGCTGCGGCTGGAGGGAGGGCGGCTGGTGGCCTCGCCCGAGGCATCCCGGAGCCTGGTGGGGACGGTGCTCCAGGGCACGTCCAGCGATGGCAAGCCGGTGGAGGTCGCGGTGTGCGGCGCGGAGCCCTCGCCAGCAGACTCGGAGCTGGTGTGGTACCGCATTGAGGCGTGGAATTCGCGGGCCCAGCGGTGGGAGAACCCCTGCGTGGGCACCAGCCAGATACCCGACCCGCGGGCGTTGGCGGTGAGCGGGGTGTGGGACGCAAGCGGAGCGCACCAGGGGGTGGAGGGCAAGTTCACCCTGGCGTGCGAGAATGGCGTCATCACCAAATGCATCAACTGGGGCTACAAGCCATGGGCGAGCCACGACGGGCACTCACTGGCCGAGCTCCACCAGGCGTGCACGCGCATGGCTCGCGCGGACTACTGCGGCAATGGCCAGAGCCATACGCGCCAGGACACCCCCATCGACATGTTTGACACGCTGGGGGTGCTCGCGCCCACGATGGAGCGCTCGGCCGTGTGGGACCCGGAGCGAGCCTCGTTCGAAGCGACCTGGGCCGCCGACGGCGCCTCCTGCATGGCTCGCACCCGGGACAGGCGCGCGCTCGAGACGGTCCTGCGGGAGTGCCCCGGGCGTTTCCAGACGGGTCAGGCAGTGGAGTTGGGCAACGGGGACCGATGCACGGTACAGCGCGCGGGGGTGAGCCCCGGGGCGGCGCTGCTGCGCAACCGGGCGTACTGA
- a CDS encoding bifunctional serine/threonine-protein kinase/formylglycine-generating enzyme family protein yields MRPKDSPKAGPDKGDCLTDELMVELMEGRLPEEQLARAHRHAAQCNDCRALLATVARGGLAVQGVPPEAKKQPLDDSTSTMERADPGGSTAPGGAPPDSNPWFPPSRFDEFCLMRPIGRGGMGVVYLAQDTSLERLVAVKFIASEHPSPQVRAHFEAEARAIARLQHPNVVTVFRVGEIEGHAYIVSEYVVGQSLAKLPRPVPWRRVLTLGLGLARGLAAAHRHGVLHRDIKPSNALVTEQSDVKLLDFGLAERFDRSADSLRSGEPLFAGTPRYMAPELLSGDSATPRSDIYSLGLVLHELCTDRLPRAQEELLARLSRRAPAQEPHDAPVPAGLAEGMDPDFAALIHQCLAPDPSERFASAERICELLERLEKDNASAPLATGNPYRGLAPFEANHRALFFGRDDDIRALLERLQRQSLVLVAGDSGVGKSSLCRAGVLPRVALGELDQGRECTTVTLCPGRRPLQSLAAALAPLLRRKEAELFEAFSSTPTGFGQALREAHEGRRALLLFIDQLEELITLAEPEQAERFALLLGELALPSAGVRVLLAVRGDFLTRVCALPGLGDEAERGLYILRPLSAEGMREAIVGPARGQGVVFESDELIQTLISSTAQGAGSLPLLQFALTELWRRHDPVHGRITRTALEEMGGVAGALSRHADGVLARLDPAGLQAARRLLLRLVTAEGTRGERGERELGTAEDAATSAALRVLVEGRLLHASTAAGEARYQIAHDSLLTRWGTLRNWLDNDIGHRAVRQRIEAASAEWERLSRPREALWGQRQLDEAHPLDASTLGGRERAFLLASSRAARRQRWGRRLVLLLVLLAPAVIYGALRLREYLADVSFVSERLQEAREALAMGRTLGAQVQARREEALAQFDEQPIASSPLAAAPGSQYSRPTAEQRWSETLALLTQAEGAYARATRALERALERGRAQGQARQLLLEATYERLLLAESFHRQGAQEELRQRLEHLIEDARDGAQWRQRVSAPAELELVTEPPGAKVAIERYVSDAQGVLRREPVSELGPTPLSPASLPAGSYHLRVTRPGRAPVDLPLLLTRGGRERLHLVLPEAVPEGHVYIPPGCFLLGSADPEQVRLFMTAAPLHRVCFGEGYLIGRREVTFQDWLDYLDTLPPGAEARRVLEQPHFSTAGAVTLRQQPGGGWTFSFRRSSDLVLTAHEGEPIRYPGREERQTVDWRKLPLTGVSADDLQGYFYWLDQSGRLPGARLCSEREWERAARGADGRTYPHGDRLEPDDVNIDVTYGRRSFGPDEVGAHPASASPFGLLDMAGNAFELTRPATADLGRIVLRGGAWYYDQFGARVANRTAGDPTQRDVLIGVRVCAPFAPRP; encoded by the coding sequence GTGAGACCGAAAGACTCACCCAAGGCCGGACCCGACAAGGGCGACTGCCTCACCGACGAGCTGATGGTGGAGCTGATGGAGGGCCGGCTGCCGGAAGAGCAGCTGGCGCGCGCCCATCGCCACGCCGCCCAGTGCAATGATTGCCGTGCCCTGCTCGCCACGGTCGCGCGCGGCGGCCTGGCGGTGCAAGGCGTTCCCCCCGAGGCGAAGAAGCAACCCCTGGACGACAGCACCTCCACGATGGAGAGAGCGGATCCGGGCGGCAGCACCGCGCCCGGTGGAGCGCCGCCAGACAGCAATCCCTGGTTTCCTCCCTCCCGGTTCGACGAGTTCTGCCTCATGCGCCCCATCGGCCGAGGCGGCATGGGCGTCGTCTACCTGGCGCAGGACACCTCCCTGGAGCGGCTCGTGGCGGTGAAGTTCATCGCCTCCGAGCACCCCTCCCCCCAGGTCCGCGCGCACTTCGAGGCCGAGGCCCGCGCCATCGCCCGCCTGCAGCATCCCAATGTCGTCACCGTCTTCCGCGTCGGTGAAATCGAGGGGCACGCGTACATCGTCTCCGAGTATGTCGTTGGTCAGAGCCTGGCGAAGCTGCCCCGACCGGTGCCCTGGCGGCGGGTGCTCACGCTGGGGCTCGGCCTGGCCCGGGGGCTGGCGGCGGCGCATCGCCACGGGGTGCTGCACCGCGACATCAAACCTTCCAACGCCCTCGTCACCGAGCAGAGCGACGTGAAGCTGCTCGACTTCGGCCTGGCCGAGCGCTTCGACCGTAGCGCCGACTCGCTGCGCTCGGGCGAACCGCTCTTCGCGGGCACGCCGCGCTACATGGCCCCCGAGCTCCTGAGCGGCGATTCGGCCACGCCTCGCAGTGACATCTATTCCCTGGGCCTCGTGCTCCATGAGCTGTGCACGGACCGGCTGCCACGCGCCCAGGAGGAGCTGCTCGCCCGCCTCAGCCGCCGGGCTCCCGCCCAGGAGCCGCACGACGCCCCTGTACCGGCCGGGCTCGCCGAGGGCATGGATCCGGACTTCGCCGCGCTCATCCACCAGTGCCTGGCGCCCGACCCCTCCGAGCGCTTCGCCTCGGCCGAACGGATCTGCGAGTTGCTGGAGCGGCTGGAGAAGGACAACGCGTCCGCGCCCCTGGCCACCGGCAATCCCTACCGCGGCCTCGCCCCCTTCGAGGCCAACCACCGGGCGCTCTTCTTCGGACGCGACGACGACATCCGCGCCCTGCTCGAGCGCCTCCAGCGCCAGTCCCTGGTACTCGTCGCCGGGGACTCCGGGGTGGGCAAGTCCTCGCTGTGCCGCGCTGGCGTGCTACCCCGGGTGGCCCTCGGCGAGCTGGACCAGGGCCGCGAGTGCACCACGGTGACGCTCTGCCCCGGCCGCCGCCCGCTGCAGTCCCTGGCCGCCGCGCTCGCGCCCCTGCTGCGTCGCAAGGAGGCCGAGCTCTTCGAGGCATTCTCCTCCACTCCCACCGGCTTCGGGCAGGCGCTGCGCGAGGCGCACGAGGGCCGGCGCGCGCTCCTGCTGTTCATCGACCAGCTCGAGGAGCTCATCACCCTGGCCGAGCCCGAGCAGGCGGAGCGCTTCGCCCTGCTGCTGGGCGAGCTGGCCCTGCCCTCCGCCGGGGTGCGCGTGTTGCTGGCGGTGCGCGGCGACTTCCTCACACGCGTGTGCGCACTGCCAGGGCTGGGCGACGAGGCCGAGCGGGGACTCTACATCCTGCGGCCGCTGAGCGCCGAGGGCATGCGCGAGGCCATCGTCGGCCCCGCTCGTGGCCAGGGCGTCGTCTTCGAGTCCGACGAGCTCATCCAGACACTCATTTCGTCCACGGCGCAGGGCGCGGGCAGCCTGCCGCTGCTCCAGTTCGCGCTCACCGAGCTCTGGCGGCGGCACGATCCGGTGCACGGCCGCATCACCCGGACGGCCCTCGAGGAGATGGGCGGGGTGGCCGGAGCGCTGTCGCGGCACGCGGACGGGGTGCTCGCGCGCCTCGATCCGGCCGGGCTGCAGGCGGCACGGCGGCTGCTGCTGCGGCTGGTGACGGCCGAGGGCACGCGCGGAGAGCGGGGTGAGCGGGAGCTCGGCACGGCGGAGGACGCGGCCACCAGCGCCGCCCTGCGCGTGCTCGTCGAGGGCCGGCTGCTGCACGCGAGCACCGCGGCGGGCGAGGCCCGGTATCAAATCGCCCACGACTCGCTCCTCACCCGCTGGGGCACGCTGCGCAACTGGCTCGACAACGACATCGGCCACCGCGCGGTGCGCCAGCGCATCGAGGCGGCGAGCGCCGAATGGGAGCGCCTGTCGCGTCCCCGGGAGGCGCTGTGGGGCCAGCGTCAGCTCGACGAGGCCCACCCGCTGGACGCCTCCACGCTGGGGGGGCGCGAGCGGGCCTTCCTGCTCGCCTCCTCCCGCGCCGCGAGGCGCCAGCGCTGGGGACGGCGCCTGGTCCTGTTGCTGGTACTGCTCGCGCCCGCCGTCATCTATGGCGCCCTCCGCCTGAGGGAGTACCTGGCCGACGTGAGCTTCGTCTCCGAGCGTCTCCAGGAGGCACGGGAGGCGCTCGCCATGGGCCGTACCCTCGGGGCGCAGGTGCAAGCACGCCGGGAGGAGGCACTCGCGCAGTTCGACGAACAGCCCATTGCCTCCTCACCCCTGGCCGCGGCACCGGGTTCCCAGTACTCCCGGCCCACCGCCGAGCAACGTTGGAGTGAGACACTCGCCCTGCTCACACAGGCGGAGGGTGCCTATGCTCGCGCCACCCGCGCCCTGGAGCGGGCGCTTGAGCGCGGGCGCGCTCAGGGCCAGGCGCGCCAGTTGCTTCTGGAGGCCACCTATGAGCGCCTGCTGCTCGCCGAGAGCTTCCACCGGCAAGGTGCGCAGGAGGAGCTGCGACAGCGCCTGGAGCACCTGATCGAAGATGCCAGGGATGGAGCGCAGTGGCGGCAGCGGGTGTCGGCCCCAGCCGAGCTCGAGCTGGTGACCGAGCCCCCTGGCGCGAAGGTCGCCATCGAGCGCTACGTCAGCGACGCCCAGGGGGTGCTGCGCCGCGAGCCCGTCAGCGAGCTCGGTCCCACGCCCCTCTCCCCCGCGTCGCTCCCCGCGGGCTCCTATCACCTGCGCGTGACGCGTCCTGGCCGTGCACCCGTCGACCTGCCCCTGCTGCTCACGCGCGGCGGGCGCGAGCGGCTTCACCTCGTGCTCCCCGAGGCCGTGCCCGAGGGCCATGTCTACATTCCTCCCGGCTGCTTCCTGCTGGGCAGCGCCGACCCGGAGCAGGTTCGGCTCTTCATGACCGCCGCGCCGCTGCACCGCGTCTGCTTCGGCGAGGGGTACCTCATCGGGCGCAGGGAGGTGACGTTCCAGGACTGGCTGGACTACCTCGACACGCTGCCCCCCGGGGCCGAGGCCCGGCGCGTCCTCGAGCAGCCACATTTCAGCACCGCCGGCGCCGTCACCCTGCGGCAGCAACCAGGAGGAGGCTGGACCTTTTCCTTCCGCCGCTCCAGCGACCTCGTCCTCACAGCACACGAGGGGGAGCCGATCCGCTACCCCGGCCGCGAGGAGCGACAGACGGTGGATTGGCGCAAGCTGCCCCTGACTGGCGTCTCGGCCGATGACCTCCAGGGGTACTTCTACTGGCTCGACCAGTCCGGGCGGCTGCCCGGGGCGCGCCTGTGCAGTGAGCGCGAATGGGAGCGCGCCGCCCGGGGCGCCGACGGCCGCACCTACCCTCATGGCGACCGACTGGAGCCCGACGACGTCAACATCGATGTGACGTACGGGCGGAGGTCCTTCGGACCCGACGAGGTCGGCGCCCATCCGGCCTCGGCGAGTCCCTTCGGTCTGCTCGACATGGCGGGCAACGCGTTCGAGCTGACAAGGCCGGCGACGGCGGACCTCGGCCGCATCGTCCTGCGTGGAGGCGCCTGGTACTACGACCAGTTTGGCGCCCGCGTCGCCAACCGCACGGCGGGCGATCCGACCCAGCGTGACGTCCTCATTGGCGTGCGCGTCTGTGCGCCATTCGCCCCTCGGCCGTAG